Genomic DNA from Desulfobulbaceae bacterium:
GGCTTGTGCACTCCTATCACCTGACCTACGGGATTCCGTCCATCATCCTGCGCCCTTTCAACCAGTACGGGCCCTTTCAGCACCTCGAAAAGGTCATTCCTCGCTTCATTACTTCCGCAATTAGAGGAGAGCCTCTAACCATTCATGGGGACGGGAGTGCATTAAGGGACTGGCTTTATGTGGAGGACACCTGCGAGCGTATTGAGGCGGCAATCCTTGCTCCGTTGGAGACGGTAGTGGGCCAGGTCTTCAACATTGGTTCAGGAGAGGCCACCAGCATTTTGGACATCGCCCACATGGTCCTTCGGGAGATGAACCGGCCGATGGATGCTATCGTTTACATCGGCGACCGTCTTGGCCAGGTTGCCTCGCATATCTCTTCCGCGGATAAGGCACAGAGGATTTTGGGCTGCGGAGGGAAGGGCCGCCCATTTATCGAGGGTCTGCGACAGACCATCGACTGGTACATGCTCAACGAGGCATGGTGGCAGGAGATCGAGTGGATGAAGCATGTGCGGGTGCTGACCCGGGCGGGCATGGAGGAGGCACATTGATGGGGTTTTATCTTGCTCTGGCGCTGGCGCTGCTTTTATCCGCAAATGGGAATATTGTTCTTAAATACCATATGAATGAGTAAGGGCAGCGTGGAATTATTTTCAAAGCTTGATTTTGTAGGATTTATCTTCCATTTCTTTTTCCTTACGGCTTGGGGGTGGAGCTGCATTGGCAGTATTTTGTTGTGTTGTCTGTTTTGGTTTGCTGCACTGTCTCGATTTGAGTTAAGTTATGTTGCTCCCTTTTTAAGTCTGAATTTTATGTTGGTTATGATTCTTTCCATGATTTTTTTGCATGAAGCCTTTACCTGGAACAAGATTGTCGGGGTGGGCGTAATTACCGTGGGTGTTATGATCGTGGGAAGTGGGGCCTGAAGCATGGCGGGATTCCCCGAGGATGGCCTGCAGAACTTGCATCAGGGCCGCGGGCATTTCTGGTTCCGTCATCGCAACATGGTCATCGAACGTTCATTGCGAAGAGCCTTGGGCTCTTCCGCTAGGGCCAAAGTCTTGGAACTGGGCTGCGGCAGCTGTCTTGTTGGGGGCTGGCTCGTCCAGGTCGGTTTTGACATCGTCGCTTCGGACCGTGACAGCGCATTTATTGACTTCCTGCCGCCAGGAGTCTCTCCTTTGGTATTTGACCTGACCCGTGAC
This window encodes:
- a CDS encoding EamA family transporter; this encodes MSKGSVELFSKLDFVGFIFHFFFLTAWGWSCIGSILLCCLFWFAALSRFELSYVAPFLSLNFMLVMILSMIFLHEAFTWNKIVGVGVITVGVMIVGSGA
- a CDS encoding NAD-dependent epimerase/dehydratase family protein translates to MKSILITGGAGFIGSNFTRFWYDRHPDYKIIVLDNLTYAGRLKNIPEYIYNDSERFAFFLGSVTSIEIVNILAEKADIIVHFAAETHVTRSILESRNFFETDVLGTHTLANAVLKFQDRVERFVHISTSEVYGTAYADPMDEDHPLNPSSPYASAKCGADRLVHSYHLTYGIPSIILRPFNQYGPFQHLEKVIPRFITSAIRGEPLTIHGDGSALRDWLYVEDTCERIEAAILAPLETVVGQVFNIGSGEATSILDIAHMVLREMNRPMDAIVYIGDRLGQVASHISSADKAQRILGCGGKGRPFIEGLRQTIDWYMLNEAWWQEIEWMKHVRVLTRAGMEEAH